In Fibrobacter sp., a single genomic region encodes these proteins:
- a CDS encoding valine--tRNA ligase, translating to METRYNSSEVEARWHQTWADKNSFAPSGKGEPFSVVIPPPNVTGALHLGHALNDTLQDILVRYRRKTGRDTLWIPGTDHAGIATQAVVEKRLFQDEHKTRHDIGRDALVERIWKWKEEYEARITKQLKSLGVSCDWSRQRFTLDPICAKAVRHAFFNLFKKGLIYRGKRLVNWDTKLQTAVADDEIYYEHVKGHFWTFKYPLADGSGFIPVSTTRPETIMGDTALAVHPSDERYAQFIGKMLKVPFVDREIPVIADAILVDKDFGTGSVKVTPAHDPNDYATGLRHKLPMINIMNDDGSLNENAGKFQGLKGQAARDAVVAGLEELGLLIKVEDHEMDVGHSDRSKTVIEPYLSDQWFVKMDVLAENAMNAVKSGEIKIIPERYANKYLDWLGEKRDWCISRQLWWGHRIPIWHTDASEEELKAVFGNREDIFFYKAENGGYLVCSQEENLAEDAVPGHVLKQEDDVLDTWFSSGLWPHSTMGWPENTDTLKKYYPTSVLVTSRDIITLWVARMVLFSQENMGTIPFHTVYIHPKILDGNGMTMSKSKGNGVDPMDIERKYGTDALRFVMASLCTDNQDVRLPVKKEKQEDGTEINTSEKFEIGRNFSNKIWNACRFLYPQLEQAGALAAELPMDKNLFALEDKWILSRLQTTIKDATRMLEEYHFAELAGFLYRFVWDDVCSQYLEIKKAVINRETLDAEKKNAMAILSYVLKNVLDLLHPVMPFITEELNSILFQGSEMVISRPWPTADESLINKDIEAAFDQAFAVVEAVRGVRGRYSVSPATKLKAVVSVDDAATEASVNACLAIITELGGIESITVGVKAAKPKFSASAVVPGGELFIPLEGILDPAAEIARLEKEIEKAKSFAASIEKKLSNEKFVSGAPEAVVNAERVKLATQQDIIAKNEKALAELK from the coding sequence ATGGAAACACGTTATAATTCTTCAGAAGTTGAAGCCCGCTGGCACCAGACCTGGGCTGACAAAAATAGCTTTGCACCTAGCGGTAAGGGCGAACCGTTCTCTGTCGTCATTCCGCCTCCTAACGTGACCGGCGCCCTGCACCTGGGCCACGCCTTGAACGACACCCTTCAGGATATTTTGGTACGCTACCGCCGTAAGACTGGCCGCGACACTTTGTGGATTCCGGGTACGGACCACGCCGGTATCGCAACCCAGGCTGTTGTGGAAAAGCGTTTGTTCCAGGACGAACACAAGACCCGTCACGACATTGGCCGCGACGCTCTGGTGGAACGCATCTGGAAGTGGAAGGAAGAATATGAAGCCCGCATTACCAAGCAGTTGAAGAGCTTGGGCGTGAGCTGCGACTGGAGCCGTCAGCGCTTCACCTTGGACCCCATCTGCGCCAAGGCTGTTCGCCACGCCTTCTTCAACCTGTTCAAGAAGGGCTTGATCTACCGCGGTAAGCGTCTGGTGAACTGGGACACCAAGCTCCAGACTGCCGTTGCCGACGACGAAATCTATTACGAACATGTGAAGGGTCACTTCTGGACCTTCAAGTATCCTCTGGCCGATGGTTCGGGCTTCATTCCCGTTTCCACCACCCGTCCGGAAACCATCATGGGCGACACCGCTCTTGCCGTGCACCCCAGCGACGAACGCTATGCACAGTTCATCGGCAAGATGCTGAAGGTTCCCTTCGTTGATCGCGAAATTCCCGTGATTGCAGACGCCATCCTCGTGGACAAGGACTTCGGTACTGGTTCCGTGAAGGTGACTCCGGCACACGACCCCAACGACTATGCTACCGGCCTCCGTCACAAGCTCCCCATGATCAACATCATGAACGACGACGGCTCCCTGAATGAAAACGCCGGCAAGTTCCAGGGCCTTAAGGGCCAGGCTGCCCGCGACGCCGTTGTGGCAGGCCTCGAAGAACTGGGCCTCCTCATCAAGGTGGAAGACCACGAAATGGACGTGGGCCACTCCGACCGCTCTAAGACTGTTATTGAACCGTACCTCAGCGACCAGTGGTTCGTGAAGATGGACGTTCTTGCTGAAAACGCAATGAACGCCGTGAAGTCCGGTGAAATCAAGATTATCCCCGAACGTTATGCCAACAAGTACCTTGACTGGCTGGGCGAAAAGCGCGACTGGTGCATTAGCCGTCAGCTCTGGTGGGGCCACCGCATTCCTATCTGGCACACCGACGCAAGCGAAGAAGAACTGAAGGCCGTATTCGGCAACCGTGAAGACATCTTCTTCTACAAGGCAGAAAACGGCGGCTACCTGGTCTGCTCTCAGGAAGAAAATCTTGCAGAAGACGCAGTTCCGGGTCACGTTCTCAAGCAGGAAGACGACGTTCTTGACACTTGGTTCTCCAGTGGTCTCTGGCCCCACTCTACCATGGGTTGGCCGGAAAACACCGACACTCTTAAGAAGTACTACCCCACTTCCGTGCTGGTAACCAGCCGCGACATCATCACCCTCTGGGTGGCTCGCATGGTGCTGTTCTCCCAGGAAAACATGGGTACGATTCCGTTCCACACCGTTTACATCCACCCGAAGATCCTGGACGGCAATGGCATGACCATGAGTAAGTCCAAGGGTAACGGCGTGGACCCCATGGACATCGAACGCAAGTACGGTACCGACGCTCTCCGTTTCGTGATGGCAAGCCTCTGCACCGACAACCAGGACGTTCGTCTGCCGGTGAAGAAGGAAAAGCAGGAAGACGGTACCGAAATCAACACTTCTGAAAAGTTCGAAATCGGCCGCAACTTCTCCAACAAGATTTGGAACGCTTGCCGCTTCCTCTACCCGCAGCTGGAACAGGCTGGCGCCCTTGCCGCCGAACTTCCCATGGACAAGAATTTGTTCGCACTGGAAGACAAGTGGATCCTTTCTCGCCTGCAGACCACCATCAAGGATGCTACCCGCATGCTGGAAGAATACCACTTCGCAGAACTGGCAGGCTTCCTCTACCGCTTCGTGTGGGATGACGTTTGCAGCCAGTACCTTGAAATCAAGAAGGCTGTGATCAACCGTGAAACTTTGGACGCCGAAAAGAAGAACGCCATGGCAATCCTCAGCTACGTGCTGAAGAATGTTCTTGACCTTCTCCATCCGGTAATGCCCTTCATCACTGAAGAACTGAACAGCATCCTGTTCCAGGGCTCCGAAATGGTGATCAGCCGCCCCTGGCCCACAGCTGATGAATCTCTCATCAACAAGGATATCGAAGCCGCATTCGACCAGGCATTCGCCGTGGTAGAAGCCGTTCGCGGTGTCCGTGGCCGTTACAGCGTTTCTCCGGCAACCAAGCTGAAGGCCGTTGTTTCTGTGGACGATGCAGCAACCGAAGCTTCCGTGAATGCATGCCTCGCCATCATCACCGAACTGGGTGGCATTGAAAGCATTACCGTTGGCGTGAAGGCCGCAAAGCCCAAGTTCAGCGCCTCTGCTGTTGTGCCCGGTGGCGAACTCTTCATCCCGCTGGAAGGTATCCTTGACCCGGCTGCAGAAATTGCACGCCTCGAAAAGGAAATCGAAAAGGCAAAGAGCTTTGCTGCTAGCATCGAAAAGAAGCTCAGCAACGAGAAGTTCGTTTCTGGCGCTCCCGAAGCCGTCGTCAACGCAGAACGTGTTAAGCTGGCAACTCAGCAAGACATCATTGCTAAGAATGAGAAGGCTTTGGCAGAACTGAAGTAA
- the infB gene encoding translation initiation factor IF-2 encodes MATEQIKPTDWAESHGVKVDVVMKLLRDAGVTVRTHMSKVDAADYAKIEAAAEAERAKAEARNKNLKKSSTSEAASATASKTAAAPAAGGRKLKATLIKGKPTAVKTTATVKPAAPKAEPAKVEAPAVKPAEVAAPAVAPKAEVKPAVKAEPAKAVETPKAEPAKAAPVEASAPKAEPAKVEAPVAPKPAPKAEVKPAAPAAPTKAEAPAAAKAPAAEPAMVTPGMELKQPPMKAQVFKPDAAILARIEKSRQMAQQSRGGHRPGNGPRGNGGNQQGYTGTFGRLNNNGQDNRNGGNRRPGQGGQGGDRNNNNGGRTFTGRTGGFTGSSMQDAFNASNNAAQGGFGAGQGGKGGKGSQQNGRHGQNDKNRRNNGKDRDQQREQQQEAVRQNVSRVMADLSKKPVKKVYRKEKAEGETGDEKKILKTSDFITVGELAGLMEQMPARVIAKCMEMGMMVTINARLDFETIQLLADEFGFEAQLMEEYEEEALGVETEVEENQQPRHPVVTVMGHVDHGKTSLLDWIRKTHVVAGESGGITQHIGAYEVTTSQGKVTFLDTPGHEAFSAMRARGSQVTDVIVLVVAADSMVMPQTVESIELAKREKVPMVVAITKIDLPTANPDKIRAQLAERGVEVEQWGGSTSCIEVSARTGQGMDELLETLALEAEVLELKANPDAHARGAVVESKLDVGKGSMATILVQNGTLHVGDPFVCGIYAGRVRAMFNERGEQLKEVPPSAPCQVLGFDGTPQAGDDLIVVEDEKTAREIASKRRMAARERDLRARKTVSLENTFNEKKDGKLSELNLIVKADVGGSAEALAASLEKLTNKEVRVNIIRKGVGTITESDILLATTAQAIIVSFHLMPSLAVREMAQKEGIEIRNYRVIYDCIEDITNAVEGLLKPTLREELSGEAEIRQVFKVPKVGLIAGCMVTDGSVDRESHVRVYRNGVELGTTVVQSLKRMKDDVKSVARGFECGIGLKGYDDIREGDSLIFFKEVSVARTLKDVAREEAEEKAKKANEEESV; translated from the coding sequence ATGGCAACTGAACAAATTAAACCAACAGATTGGGCTGAATCTCACGGCGTCAAGGTTGACGTTGTGATGAAGCTTCTTCGCGATGCGGGCGTCACTGTACGTACCCACATGTCCAAGGTCGATGCCGCGGACTATGCGAAGATCGAAGCCGCCGCCGAAGCCGAACGTGCCAAGGCCGAAGCCCGAAACAAGAACCTGAAGAAGTCCTCCACTTCCGAGGCTGCCAGCGCTACGGCCAGTAAGACCGCAGCAGCTCCCGCTGCCGGTGGACGCAAGCTTAAGGCAACCCTCATTAAGGGTAAGCCCACTGCTGTTAAAACTACTGCAACTGTAAAGCCTGCTGCCCCGAAGGCAGAACCTGCCAAGGTTGAGGCTCCCGCAGTAAAGCCTGCTGAAGTTGCAGCACCCGCTGTCGCTCCCAAGGCCGAGGTAAAGCCTGCAGTTAAGGCTGAGCCCGCGAAGGCTGTAGAAACTCCCAAGGCAGAACCTGCAAAGGCAGCTCCTGTTGAAGCTTCTGCCCCGAAGGCAGAACCTGCCAAGGTCGAGGCTCCTGTAGCACCGAAGCCGGCTCCCAAGGCCGAAGTGAAGCCTGCGGCACCTGCAGCTCCCACCAAGGCCGAAGCTCCCGCTGCCGCAAAGGCTCCTGCAGCAGAACCTGCCATGGTTACCCCGGGCATGGAACTGAAGCAGCCGCCTATGAAGGCTCAAGTTTTCAAACCCGATGCAGCAATTCTTGCTCGTATCGAAAAGTCTCGCCAGATGGCTCAGCAGAGCCGCGGCGGACACCGCCCTGGCAATGGTCCCCGCGGAAACGGTGGCAACCAGCAGGGTTACACAGGTACTTTTGGCCGCTTGAACAACAACGGTCAGGACAACCGCAATGGCGGTAACCGTCGTCCGGGTCAGGGTGGCCAGGGCGGCGACCGCAACAACAATAACGGCGGACGCACCTTTACAGGACGTACCGGTGGCTTTACCGGTAGCTCCATGCAGGATGCCTTTAACGCTAGCAATAATGCAGCTCAGGGCGGCTTTGGTGCCGGTCAGGGTGGCAAGGGCGGCAAGGGCTCTCAGCAGAATGGCCGTCATGGTCAGAACGACAAGAACCGTCGCAACAACGGTAAGGATCGCGACCAGCAGAGAGAACAGCAGCAGGAAGCCGTTCGTCAGAACGTTTCCCGCGTGATGGCTGACCTCTCCAAGAAGCCTGTCAAGAAGGTCTACCGTAAGGAAAAGGCCGAAGGCGAAACTGGCGACGAAAAGAAGATCCTGAAGACTTCTGACTTCATCACTGTTGGCGAACTCGCTGGCCTGATGGAACAGATGCCTGCTCGCGTTATTGCGAAGTGCATGGAAATGGGCATGATGGTGACCATCAATGCTCGCCTCGACTTTGAAACCATCCAGCTCCTGGCCGACGAATTCGGCTTTGAAGCTCAGCTGATGGAAGAATACGAAGAAGAAGCTCTCGGTGTAGAAACCGAAGTCGAAGAAAATCAGCAGCCCCGTCATCCGGTGGTTACCGTGATGGGTCACGTTGACCATGGTAAGACCTCCTTGCTCGACTGGATCCGTAAGACCCACGTTGTGGCTGGCGAATCCGGCGGCATTACCCAGCATATTGGTGCATACGAAGTTACCACCAGCCAGGGTAAGGTTACCTTCCTTGATACTCCGGGTCATGAAGCATTCTCCGCAATGCGTGCCCGTGGTTCTCAGGTCACCGACGTTATCGTGCTGGTTGTGGCAGCAGACTCCATGGTCATGCCCCAGACTGTTGAATCCATCGAACTTGCCAAGCGCGAAAAGGTTCCGATGGTGGTCGCTATTACCAAGATTGACCTTCCCACTGCAAATCCCGACAAGATCCGTGCCCAGCTTGCTGAACGCGGCGTAGAAGTGGAACAGTGGGGTGGTTCTACCAGCTGTATCGAAGTTTCCGCACGTACCGGTCAGGGTATGGACGAACTTCTTGAAACTCTTGCTCTCGAAGCCGAAGTTCTTGAACTTAAGGCTAACCCGGATGCACACGCACGTGGTGCTGTTGTGGAATCCAAGCTTGACGTGGGTAAGGGTTCCATGGCTACGATCCTCGTGCAGAACGGTACCCTCCATGTGGGTGACCCGTTTGTCTGCGGTATCTATGCAGGTCGTGTCCGTGCAATGTTTAATGAACGTGGTGAACAGCTTAAGGAAGTTCCGCCTTCTGCTCCTTGCCAGGTTCTTGGTTTCGATGGTACTCCTCAGGCCGGTGACGATCTTATCGTGGTTGAAGACGAAAAGACCGCACGTGAAATTGCTTCCAAGCGCCGTATGGCTGCCCGTGAACGCGATCTCCGCGCCCGTAAGACAGTATCTCTCGAAAACACCTTCAATGAAAAGAAGGATGGTAAGCTCTCTGAACTTAACCTCATCGTCAAGGCTGACGTGGGTGGTTCTGCCGAAGCTCTCGCAGCTTCTCTCGAAAAGCTCACCAACAAGGAAGTCCGTGTTAACATCATCCGTAAGGGTGTTGGTACCATCACTGAATCCGATATCCTTCTTGCAACAACCGCTCAGGCTATCATTGTTTCCTTCCACTTGATGCCGTCTCTCGCTGTCCGCGAAATGGCCCAGAAGGAAGGCATCGAAATCCGCAATTACCGCGTGATTTACGACTGTATCGAAGATATCACCAACGCTGTTGAAGGCCTCCTCAAGCCCACTCTCCGTGAAGAACTTAGCGGTGAAGCAGAAATCCGCCAGGTCTTCAAGGTTCCCAAGGTCGGTCTCATCGCCGGCTGTATGGTTACCGACGGTTCCGTGGACCGCGAAAGCCATGTGCGCGTATACCGCAACGGCGTAGAACTTGGTACTACCGTTGTTCAGTCTCTGAAGCGCATGAAGGACGACGTCAAGTCCGTTGCCCGCGGCTTTGAATGCGGTATCGGTCTTAAGGGTTACGACGATATTCGTGAAGGCGATAGCTTGATCTTCTTCAAGGAAGTCTCTGTTGCTCGTACCTTGAAGGACGTTGCCCGCGAAGAAGCCGAAGAAAAGGCTAAGAAGGCTAACGAAGAGGAATCCGTTTAA
- a CDS encoding NUDIX domain-containing protein codes for MIEYSFAQEIAESDKQVVLDSRIYKDWLEASQKKFNVTKVHFASVDFLRKGRQPLFIKLEATATLPDGRPVHGIVLVRGNAVGILVVLRCEGKPYLLLVRQPRFAISEQASLEIPAGILDWTGDYRKVALSELEEEAQIKAQDSELIDLMDFWYQGASEGFAASCGLLDERIRLYAIEREVTAEELKAMDGKDQEYTEEIEWIRTEVLPYEEAARKFVDGKNLIALFLYERWLRSQGRSL; via the coding sequence ATGATTGAATATTCCTTTGCTCAAGAAATTGCAGAATCCGATAAGCAGGTTGTTCTAGACTCCCGTATTTATAAGGACTGGTTGGAAGCCTCTCAGAAGAAGTTCAATGTGACCAAAGTGCATTTTGCCTCGGTTGATTTCTTGCGCAAGGGACGTCAGCCCTTGTTCATCAAGCTGGAGGCAACGGCGACTCTTCCGGATGGCCGCCCGGTTCACGGCATTGTTCTGGTTCGCGGTAATGCGGTTGGCATTTTGGTTGTACTTCGCTGCGAAGGCAAACCGTACCTGCTGTTGGTTCGTCAGCCCCGCTTTGCAATTTCAGAACAAGCCTCCTTGGAAATTCCTGCAGGCATTTTGGACTGGACCGGTGACTATCGCAAGGTGGCGCTTTCTGAGCTGGAAGAAGAAGCACAGATCAAGGCCCAGGATTCCGAACTGATTGACCTGATGGATTTCTGGTACCAGGGGGCAAGCGAAGGCTTTGCTGCTAGCTGTGGACTTCTGGATGAGCGCATTCGTTTGTATGCAATCGAACGGGAAGTCACTGCGGAAGAGCTGAAGGCCATGGACGGCAAGGACCAGGAGTACACTGAGGAAATCGAATGGATCCGTACCGAGGTGCTGCCATACGAAGAAGCCGCCCGCAAGTTTGTGGACGGCAAGAATCTAATTGCGTTGTTCCTGTATGAACGTTGGCTCCGCTCCCAGGGTCGAAGCCTTTAG
- a CDS encoding ribosome maturation factor RimP has protein sequence MANEKLDSLIAKACEAAGVSLVEQDMFRAGKRKTLRLYIDKPEGVSIDDCTNVSHFLSDALDLDPEIIEGAYTLEVSSPGLDRPLKSDADFIRNKGRFIRVTRPAGKPVVGKLIEVDEKNLTLALKGKKEEEIIPRDEVLVAKVDVQI, from the coding sequence TTGGCTAACGAGAAGTTGGATTCGCTGATTGCTAAGGCATGCGAAGCCGCCGGAGTCTCTCTGGTGGAACAGGATATGTTCCGCGCAGGCAAGCGTAAGACGCTGCGCCTCTACATTGATAAGCCGGAAGGCGTTTCCATTGATGATTGCACCAATGTGAGCCATTTCCTTTCCGACGCCCTGGACCTTGATCCCGAGATTATCGAAGGCGCCTACACCCTGGAAGTTTCTTCCCCGGGCTTGGACCGCCCCTTGAAGTCGGATGCAGATTTCATCAGAAATAAGGGTCGCTTTATCCGCGTGACCCGCCCTGCAGGTAAGCCTGTGGTGGGTAAGCTGATTGAAGTGGATGAAAAGAATTTAACCCTGGCACTCAAAGGCAAGAAGGAAGAAGAAATCATTCCTCGCGACGAAGTGCTTGTGGCAAAAGTGGATGTACAAATCTAA
- the ribF gene encoding riboflavin biosynthesis protein RibF has translation MSVKRAVTMGNFDGCHLGHQVLFRSLKAVAEANGLRPTVISFEPHSNYVIRGEGNPLLLTTTDEKREFIESLGLDFLVLPFTREVMNLPFDQFVRQELIEKRNVCSMFFGHDHNFGAGGKGNYETITAAFPELSTQMLSIVLHKGERVSSSAVRTALEMGDVDRAQTYLGRPYRLTGEVVVGKRMGRTLGFPTANLQVEKFKFLPKGGVYVANARLADGRILRSVVNIGIQPSTPGTHFMAIEAYLLDFNEDIYGQHLVLDLMGYLRPEQKFSSLEDLIRQIGMDADTARNYNGNHWAE, from the coding sequence ATGAGTGTAAAACGCGCTGTTACCATGGGAAATTTTGATGGCTGCCATTTGGGCCATCAAGTGCTTTTCCGTTCCCTGAAGGCTGTGGCTGAAGCCAACGGCTTGCGCCCTACGGTAATCAGCTTTGAACCTCATTCTAATTACGTAATCCGCGGTGAAGGCAATCCGCTGCTGCTGACCACCACCGATGAAAAACGTGAATTCATCGAAAGTCTCGGCTTGGATTTTTTGGTTCTGCCTTTTACCCGTGAAGTCATGAACTTGCCCTTTGACCAGTTTGTCCGTCAGGAACTGATTGAAAAGCGCAACGTGTGCTCCATGTTTTTTGGTCACGACCATAACTTTGGCGCCGGTGGCAAGGGCAACTACGAAACCATTACGGCTGCCTTCCCGGAACTGAGTACCCAGATGCTATCCATTGTGTTGCATAAGGGCGAACGGGTCAGTTCCTCTGCGGTGCGTACTGCCCTGGAAATGGGAGACGTGGATCGCGCCCAAACTTATCTTGGTCGCCCTTATCGTTTGACTGGCGAAGTGGTTGTAGGAAAACGCATGGGGCGAACCCTCGGTTTTCCCACGGCCAACCTTCAGGTTGAAAAGTTTAAGTTCCTGCCCAAGGGCGGTGTGTATGTGGCAAACGCCCGTTTGGCCGATGGACGAATTCTTCGCTCCGTTGTGAACATTGGAATTCAGCCGTCTACTCCGGGAACTCATTTTATGGCCATTGAGGCCTACCTGCTAGACTTCAACGAAGATATTTATGGCCAACATCTGGTTCTTGACCTGATGGGTTATCTGCGTCCGGAACAGAAGTTCTCAAGCCTAGAGGATTTGATCCGTCAAATAGGAATGGATGCAGATACAGCCCGTAATTACAACGGTAATCATTGGGCTGAATAA
- a CDS encoding tRNA pseudouridine(55) synthase TruB — translation MSNSGFVLLDKIAGETSFKALFPLKRVFSTKRVGHAGTLDLRASGLIIAATGRVTRLLPFVEAKDKCYSFRLHLGYQTDTLEWDGEVIATDERGTTRDESLDSGLSECHSERRTERFEVEESSNPQTQISLQDLEAVLPQFIGDIEQVPPKYCAVKINGVRASDLMERGRDIELKARKINISSLKVTDVVANDATEGCSGKAIATFDLICECSKGTYIRALGRDIARALGTCGCVSGIRRHRIGNVTLDKAVRGENLTREHLIPVDQILDFPVVRLDDSQVAVIRQGNYLPWKTPIEGVDAEGNIFVANLKGEVLSFCHYEPGRIRPKIYLAADE, via the coding sequence TTGTCCAATTCTGGCTTTGTCCTGTTAGACAAGATTGCTGGTGAAACTTCTTTTAAGGCCCTTTTCCCACTGAAAAGGGTCTTTTCTACAAAGCGAGTTGGCCACGCAGGTACGCTTGATTTACGTGCCTCAGGTTTGATTATTGCTGCCACCGGCCGCGTCACCCGTTTGTTGCCCTTTGTTGAAGCAAAGGACAAGTGCTATAGCTTTAGACTTCATCTGGGCTACCAGACCGATACCCTGGAATGGGATGGCGAAGTGATTGCGACAGACGAGAGAGGAACGACGAGAGACGAGTCTCTAGACTCTGGACTTTCAGAGTGTCATTCTGAGCGTAGAACCGAAAGGTTCGAAGTCGAAGAATCTAGCAATCCACAAACGCAAATTAGTTTGCAGGATCTTGAGGCTGTTCTACCCCAGTTCATTGGTGACATTGAACAGGTGCCGCCCAAGTACTGCGCCGTAAAGATTAACGGTGTCCGAGCCAGCGACCTGATGGAACGAGGCCGTGATATCGAACTGAAGGCCCGCAAGATCAACATCAGCTCTCTGAAGGTGACCGATGTGGTCGCCAACGATGCAACCGAAGGCTGTTCTGGCAAGGCTATTGCTACGTTCGACTTGATTTGCGAATGCAGTAAGGGTACCTATATACGTGCGTTGGGCCGTGACATTGCACGGGCTCTTGGAACTTGCGGCTGTGTCTCCGGAATACGACGCCATCGCATCGGCAACGTGACCTTGGACAAGGCGGTTCGTGGAGAAAATTTGACTCGCGAACATTTGATTCCGGTGGATCAGATTCTTGATTTCCCGGTAGTCCGTTTGGATGATTCCCAGGTAGCTGTGATTCGCCAGGGTAATTATCTTCCTTGGAAAACACCCATTGAAGGTGTTGATGCTGAAGGCAATATTTTTGTAGCCAACTTGAAAGGCGAGGTTCTGAGTTTTTGCCATTATGAACCGGGCCGCATTAGACCCAAGATTTACTTGGCCGCGGACGAGTAG
- the nusA gene encoding transcription termination factor NusA gives MKNEPKENLLEVLKTVVEAKDMEDSIVLNALKEALITAARKYLHIEKKIEVDFDEENNEIRVFLRVAVVDDYPDYDPEMTAAQVEELDKGYMLVEEAREFNEDAQPGDSLEMEIPISNFGRQAIQTAKQLLNQQIRDAERQKITDTYRSRIGTMVNGEVIRLEQSNIVVRLGKQTEAMIPYREQIKRERWAQGNSIKAVIARVDENTKNGAQVILSRANGDFLKELFRQEVPEIYEGVVEMKGVAREPGFRAKIAVHSRDEKIDPVGACVGMKGARVQTIVRELGNERIDIVQWNPDLDVFIQRALAPANVIKLIHVPDTRRTVVIISDENLALAIGKNGQNVKLAAELVQRNLDVFGEKEWSEKDDETKKMITSPSAADMAHANRKAGR, from the coding sequence ATGAAGAACGAACCGAAAGAAAATTTGCTCGAGGTGCTCAAGACGGTCGTCGAAGCAAAGGATATGGAAGATTCCATTGTGCTCAATGCACTTAAGGAAGCTTTGATCACTGCTGCCCGCAAGTACTTGCACATCGAAAAGAAAATCGAAGTTGATTTCGACGAAGAAAACAACGAAATCCGTGTGTTCCTCCGCGTGGCCGTCGTTGATGACTATCCGGACTATGACCCCGAGATGACCGCTGCCCAGGTTGAAGAACTGGATAAGGGCTATATGCTGGTTGAAGAAGCTCGCGAATTCAACGAAGATGCTCAGCCCGGTGACTCTCTCGAAATGGAAATTCCTATTTCCAACTTTGGCCGTCAGGCAATCCAGACTGCTAAGCAGCTTTTGAACCAGCAGATCCGTGATGCTGAACGTCAGAAGATCACTGACACCTACCGCAGCCGCATCGGCACCATGGTTAACGGCGAAGTGATTCGTTTGGAACAAAGTAACATCGTCGTTCGTCTCGGCAAGCAGACCGAAGCCATGATTCCCTACCGCGAACAGATCAAACGCGAACGTTGGGCTCAGGGCAATTCCATTAAGGCTGTTATCGCCCGCGTTGATGAAAATACCAAGAACGGCGCCCAGGTGATTCTTTCCCGCGCTAATGGCGACTTCCTCAAGGAACTCTTCCGTCAGGAAGTTCCCGAAATCTACGAAGGCGTTGTCGAAATGAAGGGTGTTGCTCGCGAACCTGGTTTCCGTGCAAAGATCGCTGTTCATTCTCGCGACGAAAAGATCGACCCCGTTGGCGCATGCGTCGGTATGAAGGGTGCCCGCGTTCAGACTATCGTCCGTGAACTGGGTAACGAACGTATCGATATCGTCCAGTGGAATCCGGACCTGGATGTGTTCATCCAGCGCGCTCTTGCTCCGGCAAACGTTATCAAGCTGATCCACGTGCCCGACACTCGTCGTACCGTTGTGATTATCAGCGACGAAAACCTGGCTCTTGCTATCGGTAAGAACGGCCAGAACGTTAAGCTGGCTGCCGAACTGGTGCAGCGTAATCTCGACGTCTTCGGTGAAAAGGAATGGTCCGAAAAGGACGACGAAACCAAGAAGATGATTACGTCTCCTTCCGCAGCAGACATGGCCCACGCAAACCGCAAGGCTGGCCGCTAA
- the rbfA gene encoding 30S ribosome-binding factor RbfA, with amino-acid sequence MSRRTDRLGEQFREEISKMIQKGLKDPRVSSLSSITRVTIDDDLSYAKIMVSVMGSDKEKRDSLIGLKNSAGFIRGVLGKALKIRKIPELNFVLDENLEHAMHIESILAELKQKGEL; translated from the coding sequence ATGAGTCGTAGAACCGACAGATTAGGCGAACAGTTCCGCGAGGAAATCTCCAAGATGATCCAGAAGGGTCTCAAGGATCCTCGCGTGAGCTCTTTGTCCAGCATTACCCGCGTCACTATTGACGATGACCTGAGCTACGCAAAGATCATGGTCTCCGTGATGGGTTCCGATAAGGAAAAGCGCGATTCTCTCATTGGTCTCAAGAACTCTGCCGGATTTATCCGCGGGGTTCTTGGCAAGGCCCTTAAGATTCGCAAGATTCCCGAACTGAACTTTGTGCTAGACGAGAACTTGGAACATGCCATGCATATCGAAAGCATTCTTGCAGAACTGAAACAGAAAGGGGAACTCTAA